The genomic region AAAATAATACGAAAGTATCGCCATAAAAGGAATAAGTTTTACCGATTTAATAAAACCATCCAGTATTTACAGGATATGGCTTTTTTCTGTGTTCTCCATTTTATCCAGTTCGGCTAATCGTTGGAGCATTACAGGGTCTTTAAACAAATCCGCTTTATCCGTTTCCCCTAAAAGATAGCCGACAGTAGTATTGGTTAGAAATATTTTTAGCCACATCAATACTTGGGGTCATCTTGTCTCGTTCATATCTACCAATTACCGAAATAGAAGTACTAAGAAGTTTTGCCAATTCTTCTTGTGTCATTTTTCTTTCCTTACACCGTGCTTGTATCAAAAGCATATAAAAAAAACCTTCAGGCAGGCTGCAAAGCACTGCTTGAAGGTTTTTTTGTACAAAAAAAACACGATGCAGAAAAAAACAATTATGCTTTCGGTGCTTCGGTTTTGTTCTTTTTAGGGCGAGCATTGCCATAGCTGCCCTTAAATATTTTTCCTTTTTTGGTTCTTTTATCGCCTTTTCCCATAAAAAAATGAAATAAATAAAATGAAATAATAGCGCAAAAATACTAAAAAAATTTGTTGTGTGTTTTTTTTATAAAAAATTATTGCATCGCCACCACTACAAAAGCCTCATTATGTGCTTTCGTAAGCTGATAGCAGTTTTCTATAAAAGTTGCTCCGTATTGTGCATAATATTGTATTAGGCTGTCGGTGCGCTCTTGCAGACTTTGGTTCGGAAACAGTTTCTCTTTCAGTTGTCGTATTTGCTGGCTGCTCTCGTCGTGGCGGCGTTTTTCGGCACGCAGAAACTTTGCCGCCAAATTATCCAACCCGTTGAGCATTTTTGTTTTTTCGCCTTCCACCGCTCCAAGCAAAGATTTGTCAATATCGCCCGCCTTTTGGACTAAGGTTTCAAATAATTGTTGCAGTTGTGTTTTTTCGCCTTCCAAAGATATATCCTTGCTGCTGTGGCGGCGCACATACTCATTGAGCAAACTTTCGGTTTCGTTGAATAAATCTTTGCTGCTGAGTTGCAATTTATCCATTTTGCGGCGGCTGCCGACATCTATCCACAAATAAGAATGGCGCAGCATCAATGCCGGAAAAAAATCTGCCGCGCTTCAAACAAAGTTTTCAACTGTAGCCAATAAGCTATTTCGCCGCCGCCGCCGATATACGCCAAATTCGGCAATATATACTGCTGATACAAAGGGCGCGTGATTACATTAAAACTAAAACGCTCGGGGTGCAGGGCTATTTCCTGCGCCATATTTTGCGGCGAAAATTGCAACATACTGTCGTGGATAGCAAAAGTATCGCTTGCCGCTTGGTAAATGATGCGCTTGCGCTGCCCGTTTTCAAAATAAAACAAATTGAGCGCGCGCGGCTTTGCCTGTGCATGAAAACCCGCCTGCTCCAAAGCGCGGCTTTGCGCTGCAATGAGGGCTTCTGTTTGTTCACCGTGCTGCAATTCGTTTTGTATCAGAAAAGAAGCCTCTTTTTTGAGGGCGGCGGCAGAGGCATCTAAAACCACCAAACCATATTTTCCTAACCAATGATGCAGCAAAAAGCGCGTGGCACTCATCATCGTTGCCCCCTCCGCCAAATAAGCCCGCCGCAGCAATTCCATCGTTTCGGCGGCAAAAGGAGCATTGCCCAATATGGCTTCGGTTTCATCTAAGAGCGAAGCCAAACCAACAGTGGACAAAGTGCGGCGGCAGCTCCTTGCAGGGGCGGCGAAGTCCATTCTATTTTTTTTCCGAACACAAAAAAATGATTGATTTCGGCAAAATCGTGGTCTTCGCTGTTGAGCCAAAAAACGGGTACTATATTCAAATCAGGGAATTGCTCTTTTATAAAATCGGCAACTTTGATAATGTGCAGGGCTTTGTACAATATATACAAAGGTCCTCCTGCCAAACAACATTGGTGTCCGGTGCATACGGTAAAAGTGTTTTCGCTGCGCAAATGTTGTATTTGTGCCACAGCGAGGTCATTATCGGGCAAAGCCTCATATTGTTGCAGGAGCATATCGGCGAGCACTTGTCGGGGCGGCGGCGCAAAAGCCGAGCGCAAAGCTGCAAGTTCTTGTGTTTGTAAAAGCAGGTCGGGTTGCGGGCGATGAAAATCCTGTGTAGATTCGGATTTTGCTAAAAATGCCCTTATCAAAGGCGAAAAATAAGGAAGTTCGGAATAAGATAGGTTTTCGTCAATAAAATGCATGGGTGCGGTGTGTTTTTTTTGATAGTGTTTAGTTTTTAATGATTAGTTATTAGTTAATTGCATTATTTTTAATTTATTATATCATTGATTATCATTCAATATTTAATACTACCTTTTTTTTATAATATGATGGGCAATGAAATATGGTGTTTTGGTTGCGCTCAACGCCCCACGCCAAATGCGGCACCGCCCACGCCAAATGCGGCACCGCCCACGCCAAATGCGGCACCGCCCACGCCAAATGCGGCACCGCCCACGCCAAATGCGGCACCGCCCCACGCCAAATGCGGCACCGCCCACGCCAAATGCGGCACCGCCCACGCCAAATGCGGCACCGCCCACGCCAAATGCGGCACCGCCCACGCCAAATGCGGCACCGCCCACGCCAAATGCGGCACCGCCCACGCAAAATGCGGCACCGCCCACGCCAAATGCGGCACCGCCCACGACAAATGCGGCACGGACCACGCCAAATGCGGCACCGCCCACGCCAAATGCGGCACCGCCCACGCCAAATGCGGCACCGCCCGCCAAATGCGGCACCGCCCACGCCAAATGCGGCACCGCCCACGCCAAATGCGGCACCGCCCACGCCAAATGCGGCACCGCCCCACGCCAAATGCGGCACCGCCCACGCCAAATGCGGCACCGCCCACGCAAAATGCGGCACCGCCCACGCAAAATGCGGCACCGCCCACGCAAATGCGGCACCGCCCACGCAAAATGCGGCACCGCCCACGCAAAATGCGGCACCGCCCACGCAAATGCGGCACCGCCCACGCAAAATGCGGCACCGCCCACGCAAAATGCGGCACCGCCCACGCAAAATGCGGCACCGCCCACGCAAAATGCGGCACCGCCCCCGCAAAATGCGGCACCGCCCACGCAAAATGCGGCACCGCCCACGCAAATGCGGCACCGCCCGCAAAATGCGGCACCGCCCACGCAAAATGCGGCACCGCCCACGCAAAATGCGGCACCGCCCACGCAAAATGCGGCACCGCCCACGCAAAATGCGGCACCGCCCACGCAAAATGCGGCACCGCCCACGCACAATGCGGCACCGCCCACGCAAAATGCGGCACCGCCCACGCAAATGCGGCACCGCCCACGCAAAATGCGGCACCGCCCACGCAAAATGCGGCACCGCCCACGCAAAATGCGGCACCGCCCACGCAAAATGCGGCACCGCCCACGCAAAATGCGGCACCGCCCACGCAAAATGCGGCACCGCCCACGACAAATGCACCAATGCCCACGACAAATGCACCAATGCCCACGACAAATGCACCAATGCCCACGACAAATGCACCAATGCCCACGACAAATGCACCAATGCCCACGACAAATGCACCAATGCCCACGACAAATGCACCAATGCCCACGACAAATGCACCAATGCCCACGGCAAATGCACCAATGCCCACGGCAAATGCACCAATGCCCACGGCAAATGCACCAATGCCCACGGCAAATGCAACAGTGCCCACGGCAAATGCAACAGTGCCCGCGGCAAATGCAACAGTGCCCACGGCAAATGCAACAGTGCCCACGGCAAATGCAACAGTGCCCACGGCAAATGCAACAGTGCCCACGGCAAATGCACCAATGCCCACGACATAAGCAGCAGTGCCCACGGCAAATGCAGCAGTGCCCACGGCAAATGCAGCAGTGCCCACGGCAAATGCAGCAGTGCCCACGGCAAATGCACCAATGCCCACGGCAAATGCACCAATGCC from Sphingobacteriales bacterium harbors:
- a CDS encoding 30S ribosomal protein THX is translated as MGKGDKRTKKGKIFKGSYGNARPKKNKTEAPKA
- the bshC gene encoding bacillithiol biosynthesis BshC; the protein is MMLRHSYLWIDVGSRRKMDKLQLSSKDLFNETESLLNEYVRRHSSKDISLEGEKTQLQQLFETLVQKAGDIDKSLLGAVEGEKTKMLNGLDNLAAKFLRAEKRRHDESSQQIRQLKEKLFPNQSLQERTDSLIQYYAQYGATFIENCYQLTKAHNEAFVVVAMQ
- the bshC gene encoding bacillithiol biosynthesis BshC yields the protein MDFAAPARSCRRTLSTVGLASLLDETEAILGNAPFAAETMELLRRAYLAEGATMMSATRFLLHHWLGKYGLVVLDASAAALKKEASFLIQNELQHGEQTEALIAAQSRALEQAGFHAQAKPRALNLFYFENGQRKRIIYQAASDTFAIHDSMLQFSPQNMAQEIALHPERFSFNVITRPLYQQYILPNLAYIGGGGEIAYWLQLKTLFEARQIFFRH
- the bshC gene encoding bacillithiol biosynthesis BshC → MHFIDENLSYSELPYFSPLIRAFLAKSESTQDFHRPQPDLLLQTQELAALRSAFAPPPRQVLADMLLQQYEALPDNDLAVAQIQHLRSENTFTVCTGHQCCLAGGPLYILYKALHIIKVADFIKEQFPDLNIVPVFWLNSEDHDFAEINHFFVFGKKIEWTSPPLQGAAAALCPLLVWLRS